A stretch of DNA from Rhizobium sp. EC-SD404:
GTCGCCTTCTTTCCAATCCTGTCGAACATGGTTCAGGGGCTGAAGAGCGTCGATCACAACCTGATCAATCTGTTCGAGCTCTATGGCGCAAGCCGCTGGCAGACGCTGATCCACCTGAAGATCCCGGCATCGCTGCCCTATTTCATGGCAGGCCTGCGCATCGGCGGCGGGCTGGCACTGATCGCGGCCGTCGTCGCCGAATTCGCGGCGGGCTCTGCCGGTGCCGGTTCCGGGCTCGCCTTCCGACTGCTTGAAAGCCAGTATCGCCTCAATATTCCACGCCTCTTCGCAGCGCTCGTCCTGTTGACGGCCACGGGCGTCGCGATTTTTGCCTTGACCTCCTTCATCTCCTGGCTCTCGCTACGGCGTTGGCACGAGAGTGCAATCCGCCGGGAGAATTGATGACCGCCACGACTGCAGCCGGGGCAAGCCGTCTTGTCCTGAAGAACGCGCGTCTGCCGGATGCGCTGGCCGGCAAGCCGACATCAGCCGCGGTGCCGCGCGTCGACATCACGATCGCGGATGGTCTGATCGCCGCCATCGAGCCATCATCAGAAGATGGCGGGGACGGCTCGGCGGCAACCGGCGCTGACACCCACGACATGCGCGACGGGCTGGTTCTGCCCGCTTTCGTCGACATCCACACCCATCTCGACAAGGGCCATATCTGGCCGCGCAAGCCCAATCCCGATGGGACGTGGATGAATGCCCTGCTGTCGGTCGCCGAGGATCGCGAGCGGCACTGGTCTGCGTCCGACGTCGAGCGACGGATGGAGTTTTCGCTGCAGGCAGCCTATGCGCACGGAACTGCGGCGATCCGCACCCATCTCGACAGCGCTCCTCCACAGCACGGCATCACCTGGGACGTGTTCGAAAAGGTGCGTGAGCGCTGGGCCGACCGCATCGAGCTGCAGGGTGTATCGCTGCTCGGGCCCGACCATCTGCTCGACAAGAACATCGTGGCCGAAGTGGTGCGGCGCACCAAAGCCGGCAACGGCGTGATGGGCGGCGCGATCGCCGATCATCCTGAAACAAAGACAGCCATGCGCAACGTCGTGGAGGCGGCGGGCGAGGCCGGGCTCGATCTCGACATTCACTGCGACGAGACCGGCAACCGGGAGGCATCGGCACTCTACTGGCTCGCCGAAGCGGTGATCGAGACGGGCTACAAGGGCCGTGTCGCGGCCGGACATTGCTGCGCGCTCGCGGTGCAGGACGAGGCAACGTTCCAGAAGACCTTGGAGCGTGTGGCGCGCGCCGGGATCGCCGTCATCTCTTTGCCCATGTGCAACATGTACCTGCAGGACCGTGCGGAAAACGGCGCGCGTACGACGCCGCGCTGGCGCGGGGTCGCGCCGCTGCGCGAACTGGCGGAAGCCGGCGTGCCCGTGGCGATTGCATCCGACAACACCCGCGATCCGTTCTACGCCTATGGCGATCTCGATTGCATCGAAGTGCTGCGCGAAGGCGCGCGCATCCTGCATTTCGACCATCCGGCAGAAGAAGCCTGGATCTGGGCCCGCAGCGTCGGTGCCACGCCGGGCGCCTTTGCCGGCATGGAGGCGAAGGCCGAGATCGTCGTCGGTGCGCCGGCAGATCTCGTTCTTCTCGGCGCCCGCAACTGGTCGGAGATGATGGCGCGCCCACAGGCCGATCGGAAAATCATGCGCGCCGGCCGCATCATCGATGCGAAACTGCCCGACTACCGCGACCTCGACGATCTCATGGGAGACACATCATGGACCTGACCGGCTTCCGCGCGGCGCTTGGCGATATCCCGATCGAAGATCATCCCCGGCTCGTGCAGCAGAAGAGCCGCGACCACTATTGGTATTCGCCGATCCTGAAAGCTCAGCTCGACAAGGTCACGGCCGATCTCGTCGTCATGCCGCGCAGCGTCGAGGATGTCGTGACGATCCTTGCCGCCGCCTACAAGTTCGACGTCCCGATCACGCCGCGCGGCGCCGGTACCGGGAATTACGGCCAGGCCATGCCGCTTGCGGGCGGCGCCATGCTCGATCTCAAGAACATGGACACGGTGCTGGAGATCAAACCGGACCGGGTTCGGGCGCAAG
This window harbors:
- a CDS encoding cytosine deaminase; translation: MTATTAAGASRLVLKNARLPDALAGKPTSAAVPRVDITIADGLIAAIEPSSEDGGDGSAATGADTHDMRDGLVLPAFVDIHTHLDKGHIWPRKPNPDGTWMNALLSVAEDRERHWSASDVERRMEFSLQAAYAHGTAAIRTHLDSAPPQHGITWDVFEKVRERWADRIELQGVSLLGPDHLLDKNIVAEVVRRTKAGNGVMGGAIADHPETKTAMRNVVEAAGEAGLDLDIHCDETGNREASALYWLAEAVIETGYKGRVAAGHCCALAVQDEATFQKTLERVARAGIAVISLPMCNMYLQDRAENGARTTPRWRGVAPLRELAEAGVPVAIASDNTRDPFYAYGDLDCIEVLREGARILHFDHPAEEAWIWARSVGATPGAFAGMEAKAEIVVGAPADLVLLGARNWSEMMARPQADRKIMRAGRIIDAKLPDYRDLDDLMGDTSWT